A section of the Quatrionicoccus australiensis genome encodes:
- a CDS encoding substrate-binding periplasmic protein has protein sequence MKNDRRRLLQGLALLPFAAVLPALAGDGLAAIRQRGRLRVAVYNDFPPYAMAGGKGIDADLARAIAGKLGLSAEVVGYNADEDMNDDLRNMVWKGHYLGTQPADVMMHVPVDEYLARANDKVRIFGAYHRESLALARNPQRVPALAGSAAVALEIFTREKIAVETSSLADSFLLSALNGRLRENVVHFGTVGEAAAALRSGQVSAVLATRAELEAALRPDDRIAVDLPKFAELKVDGWPLGMAVKAEERELAEAIAQALGELKADGTVAAIFRRHGISYQPV, from the coding sequence ATGAAGAATGATCGCCGCCGTCTGCTGCAGGGCCTTGCCCTGCTGCCCTTCGCTGCCGTGCTGCCGGCTTTGGCCGGTGACGGCCTGGCCGCGATCCGTCAGCGCGGCCGCCTGCGCGTCGCCGTCTATAACGATTTTCCGCCTTACGCGATGGCCGGCGGCAAGGGCATCGACGCCGACCTGGCCCGTGCCATCGCCGGCAAGCTCGGCCTGAGCGCCGAAGTCGTCGGCTACAACGCCGACGAAGACATGAACGACGACCTGCGCAACATGGTCTGGAAGGGGCATTACCTGGGCACCCAGCCGGCCGACGTGATGATGCATGTGCCGGTGGACGAATATCTCGCCAGGGCCAACGACAAGGTCCGCATCTTCGGCGCCTATCACCGCGAAAGCCTGGCCCTGGCCCGCAATCCGCAGCGCGTCCCGGCGCTCGCCGGTTCGGCCGCGGTGGCGCTGGAAATCTTCACGCGCGAGAAGATCGCCGTCGAGACTTCCTCGCTCGCCGACTCTTTCCTGCTGAGCGCGTTGAACGGTCGCCTGCGCGAGAATGTCGTGCATTTTGGCACCGTCGGCGAAGCCGCCGCGGCCTTGCGCAGCGGTCAGGTGTCAGCGGTGCTGGCAACGCGTGCCGAGCTGGAAGCCGCCTTGCGCCCGGATGATCGCATCGCGGTCGACCTGCCGAAATTCGCCGAATTGAAGGTCGATGGCTGGCCGCTCGGCATGGCTGTCAAGGCGGAAGAGCGCGAACTGGCCGAGGCCATCGCGCAGGCGCTCGGCGAGCTGAAAGCTGACGGCACGGTCGCCGCCATCTTCCGCCGCCACGGCATTTCCTACCAGCCGGTCTGA
- a CDS encoding cytochrome b, producing MSNARYTWPAMLLHWLMAGLIVWLLWLGLSMTELPKGAERSAAYSLHKSLGLLAWLLVVVRLAWRRTHRPPAALGNGWEAQLATAVHHGLYLFMFVAPLAGYLASSFTPYAIKFFGIELAKAGWPDEGLNGAFKLLHFAFVWGGGGLIALHVAGALKHVWQRDGTLQRMLPGRLFKN from the coding sequence ATGAGCAATGCCCGTTATACCTGGCCGGCGATGCTGCTCCACTGGCTGATGGCCGGGCTCATCGTCTGGCTGCTCTGGCTTGGTCTGAGCATGACCGAACTGCCCAAGGGGGCGGAGCGCAGCGCGGCCTACAGCCTGCACAAATCGCTTGGCCTGCTCGCCTGGTTGCTGGTTGTCGTGCGCCTTGCCTGGCGGCGTACGCACCGGCCGCCGGCCGCGCTCGGCAATGGCTGGGAGGCACAACTGGCGACGGCGGTGCACCACGGGCTTTACCTGTTCATGTTCGTCGCGCCGCTGGCCGGTTACCTGGCCTCGTCATTCACGCCTTACGCCATCAAGTTCTTCGGCATCGAGCTGGCCAAAGCCGGCTGGCCGGACGAGGGCCTGAACGGCGCCTTCAAGCTGCTGCATTTCGCCTTTGTCTGGGGCGGCGGCGGGCTGATCGCGTTGCATGTCGCCGGCGCGCTCAAGCATGTCTGGCAGCGTGACGGCACGCTGCAACGCATGTTGCCCGGTCGACTGTTCAAAAACTGA
- a CDS encoding beta-propeller fold lactonase family protein, which translates to MRLLALLLLACSSLALAGPLAYVPNEKSASVSVIDTASDARLADIVVGQRPRGIAAGKEHLYLTDATTASLLIVDLASGKLLKSVPVGASPEGVSLSADGRRLAVAVEDDNAVVLLSAPQGNELARIKVAGKNPEHAVFSPDGRWLYVSAEEAEQVDVIDVAKQKQVGSIPVGKRPRGIGFLPDGSRAYVASELAGKVYVIDVARRSVLAEITAGQFPNGIAVDPLGKRVFVSNGRDPSVMAIDVASHTVLATIEVGKRPWNMAITPDGSKLYVANGRSGSVSVIDAVNLKKLAEIAVGELPWGVAIQ; encoded by the coding sequence ATGCGCCTACTTGCTCTATTATTGCTCGCTTGTTCCAGTCTCGCCCTGGCCGGGCCGCTCGCCTATGTGCCGAACGAGAAGTCGGCCAGCGTCAGCGTCATCGATACGGCCAGTGACGCCCGTCTCGCCGACATCGTCGTCGGCCAGCGGCCGCGCGGTATTGCGGCCGGTAAGGAGCATCTTTACCTGACCGATGCGACAACGGCCAGTCTGTTGATTGTCGATCTGGCCAGCGGCAAGCTGCTCAAGAGCGTGCCGGTCGGCGCATCGCCGGAAGGTGTCAGCCTGTCGGCGGACGGTCGGCGGCTGGCGGTCGCGGTCGAGGATGATAACGCCGTCGTGCTGCTTTCGGCACCGCAGGGCAACGAACTGGCGCGCATCAAGGTGGCCGGCAAGAACCCCGAGCATGCGGTGTTCAGCCCGGACGGGCGCTGGCTTTACGTCAGTGCCGAAGAGGCCGAGCAGGTCGATGTGATCGATGTCGCCAAGCAGAAGCAGGTGGGCAGTATTCCGGTCGGTAAACGGCCGCGCGGCATTGGTTTTCTGCCCGACGGCAGCCGTGCCTACGTGGCCAGCGAACTGGCCGGCAAGGTTTATGTGATCGATGTCGCCCGCCGTAGCGTGCTGGCTGAAATCACGGCCGGTCAGTTTCCCAACGGGATTGCGGTCGACCCGTTGGGCAAGCGCGTTTTCGTCTCGAACGGGCGCGACCCGAGCGTGATGGCGATCGATGTCGCCAGCCATACCGTGCTGGCCACCATCGAGGTCGGCAAACGTCCATGGAACATGGCGATCACGCCGGACGGCAGCAAGCTCTACGTTGCCAACGGGCGCTCCGGCAGCGTCAGCGTGATCGATGCGGTCAACCTGAAAAAACTGGCAGAAATCGCCGTCGGCGAACTGCCCTGGGGAGTGGCCATCCAATGA